Proteins encoded within one genomic window of Haematobia irritans isolate KBUSLIRL chromosome 5, ASM5000362v1, whole genome shotgun sequence:
- the LOC142240426 gene encoding zinc transporter ZIP1-like → MNLSQSFDLIWPKLRTFNDGMSTYGTRDGVAEKSITMVVLCVGSYLFGMLPALMTHGMRLRFPLVTTLMLCFGAGVLLATSLIHILPEVREQMDSNWAEISLCGGLLLIYFIEELVHYFVGSVHQHTQHDSRESGNRNYEVLNNESEDLPSDPHNNENISITARNASNGGQIREEIIQQNNQATTQSISSIGLLVALSVHSAIEGIAIGVQDTPSKVLFLLGAISCHKFVMAFCLGLELSSRGPGSLKGHLIGISVFAFGGVCGIALGMLLVDIPCLALSVTTLAVVQGLAGGTLLYVTICEVIPREKVSWHENPSYKMAGLGQCLTVAVGFTAMTLVSLYLSDEDGRNLWKGKTINLG, encoded by the coding sequence atgaaCTTATCTCAGAGTTTCGATTTGATTTGGCCCAAATTGCGAACATTTAACGATGGGATGTCCACGTATGGTACAAGAGATGGCGTTGCGGAAAAATCAATAACTATGGTGGTTCTCTGTGTAGGAAGCTATTTGTTTGGCATGTTGCCGGCTTTAATGACTCACGGAATGCGATTGAGATTCCCCTTGGTCACAACGCTGATGCTGTGTTTTGGAGCAGGAGTTCTGTTGGCAACTTCCTTAATCCATATATTGCCCGAAGTTCGTGAACAAATGGATTCCAATTGGGCCGAAATTTCTTTATGTGGTGGTCTTCTCCTAATCTATTTTATCGAGGAACTGGTCCATTATTTCGTTGGCAGTGTACACCAGCATACTCAGCACGATTCTAGAGAGTCTGGTAATAGGAATTACGAAGTTTTGAATAATGAGTCAGAGGATTTACCAAGCGACCCACATAATAATGAAAACATAAGTATTACAGCACGAAATGCATCAAATGGAGGTCAGATTAGAGAAGAGATCATACAGCAAAATAATCAAGCAACAACTCAATCAATTTCTTCGATAGGCTTACTTGTCGCCTTATCAGTACATTCTGCTATAGAAGGAATAGCCATCGGTGTTCAGGATACGCCttcgaaagttttatttctactgggGGCTATTTCATGTCATAAATTCGTTATGGCGTTTTGTTTGGGCCTTGAACTGTCTTCCAGAGGACCGGGTAGCTTAAAAGGTCACTTAATTGGAATAAGTGTGTTTGCCTTTGGAGGCGTTTGTGGTATTGCTTTGGGAATGCTTCTCGTGGATATTCCATGTTTGGCATTATCAGTCACAACATTAGCCGTAGTACAAGGTTTGGCGGGAGGTACATTGCTCTACGTTACCATATGTGAGGTAATACCCCGAGAAAAGGTATCGTGGCATGAAAACCCAAGCTACAAAATGGCTGGTCTTGGTCAATGCCTAACCGTGGCCGTGGGTTTTACGGCAATGACTTTAGTTAGTCTTTACCTGAGTGATGAAGATGGTAGGAACCTATGGAAGGGAAAGACAATCAATTTAGGTTAA